One Cyclopterus lumpus isolate fCycLum1 chromosome 7, fCycLum1.pri, whole genome shotgun sequence DNA window includes the following coding sequences:
- the lmod3 gene encoding leiomodin-3: MSNSNDLEDLNEEDFDEDELLAMLSPEELKELQSEMDIIIAPDERVPVGQRQKNQTEKAPTGTFDHRALVGHLHWEKESNRMLEEERVPVTLLPSEKTLREETEKKHEDVAEEDVEYEMIEEVTEEEAVDGTGGEEMIEIIEEMIEEVDERDEKDKRVDVKDEEGLKSPVNTDKHENTNKRVDSPDTNTDKVPENNTDDNQPFSDSKSESVAPTQSTSQAEEKEGIKTTDSSLPKEASEEPEINDTNDKLPQKEERKINKLNIPKLAFNNIKMTSRPSGNETNLESTLDKVRNNNPSIAEVNLNNIENIPKEMLLDYVNALKKNKHVKTFSIANTGVDENIAYNLANMLRENRGITTLNIESNFVTGKGIVAIVRCLQFNETLTELRFHNQRHMLGHHSEMEISRLLKANNTLLKLGYHFEQPGPRMVVTNLLTRNLDRQRQLRKEEQRQQQAKEQRELMQMYESSLNLPPGLLEMLGYVPPLELLQECGLVPPSSEPRTEPQARTVPQTQQQTAKPEPQKQLKHKSAPTQPGAEPATALRDVQLKRTPKKRDPFLDLDPRDNKGPERASFQLRKTPKLRDAGGGALSDEKANLSDVIKTLKPVPRRRSAAKVDVTPRDQLLGEIKNSGVAYLKSVPLPKVLESSETSLL, translated from the exons ATGTCAAACAGTAACGACCTTGAGGATCTCAATGAAGAGGATTTTGACGAGGATGAACTCCTTGCTATGCTTTCACCGGAGGAGCTTAAGGAGCTCCAGAGTGAGATGGACATTATTATTGCCCCAGATGAGAGGGTACCGGTGGGACAGAGACAAAAGAACCAGACGGAGAAGGCTCCGACTGGGACGTTCGACCACAGAGCCCTGGTTGGTCACCTCCACTGGGAGAAGGAGTCCAACCGTATGCTTGAGGAAGAAAGAGTGCCTGTTACTCTGCTGCCCAGTGAG aaAACTTTGAGGGAGGAAACTGAGAAGAAACACGAAGACGTGGCAGAAGAAGATGTGGAATATGAAATGATAGAAGAAGTCACTGAGGAAGAAGCTGTTGATGGTACAGGTGGAGAGGAAATGATAGAGATTATTGAGGAAATGATTGAAGAGgttgatgagagagatgaaaaggacAAAAGGGTGGATGTGAAAGACGAGGAAGGGTTGAAGTCCCCTGTGAACACAGACAAACATGAAAATACTAACAAACGTGTAGATTCTCCAGACACCAACACAGACAAAGTACCAGAAAACAATACAGATGACAATCAGCCTTTTTCAGACTCAAAGAGCGAGAGCGTAGCCCCAACACAGAGCACATCACAAgctgaagagaaagagggaattAAAACTACTGACTCTTCGCTTCCCAAAGAGGCCTCAGAGGAGCCAGAGATAAACGACACCAATGATAAGCTCCCgcagaaagaagagagaaaaatcaataaattaaatattccaAAGTTGGCATTCAATAACATAAAAATGACATCGAGACCCTCGGGGAATGAGACCAACTTGGAGTCGACACTCGACAAAGTGCGCAACAACAACCCCTCTATCGCCGAGGTCAATCTCAACAACATCGAAAACATTCCCAAAGAGATGCTGTTAGACTATGTCAACGCcttgaagaagaacaaacatgTGAAAACCTTCAGCATAGCCAACACCGGTGTTGATGAAAACATAGCTTACAACCTGGCCAACATGTTGCGAGAGAATCGCGGCATTACGACGTTGAATATCGAGTCCAACTTCGTGACCGGGAAGGGCATCGTGGCCATCGTCCGCTGCCTCCAATTCAACGAGACGCTCACGGAGCTGCGCTTCCACAACCAGAGGCACATGTTGGGCCACCACTCGGAGATGGAGATCTCACGCCTGCTCAAGGCCAACAACACCCTCCTGAAGTTGGGCTACCATTTTGAGCAACCGGGGCCCAGGATGGTGGTGACCAACCTTCTGACCAGGAATCTGGACCGCCAGAGGCagctgaggaaggaggagcagaggcagcagcaggcgAAGGAGCAGCGGGAGCTGATGCAGATGTACGAGAGCAGTCTAAACCTGCCTCCTGGTTTACTCGAGATGCTCGGCTACGTACCGCCTCTGGAGCTCCTGCAGGAGTGCGGGCTCGTCCCCCCCTCGTCGGAACCGAGGACCGAACCGCAAGCGAGGACTGTACCGCAAACTCAACAGCAGACAGCAAAGCCGGAGCCTCAGAAGCAGCTCAAACACAAGAGCGCCCCCACGCAGCCCGGGGCCGAACCGGCAACCGCACTGAGGGACGTCCAGCTGAAGAGGACCCCCAAGAAGCGCGACCCTTTTCTGGACCTGGACCCGAGGGATAACAAGGGACCAGAGAGGGCGAGTTTCCAACTGAGGAAGACTCCCAAATTGAGGGATGCAGGCGGTGGAGCGTTGTCAGATGAAAAAGCAAACCTGAGTGACGTGATTAAGACTTTAAAGCCCGTCCCTCGCAGGCGATCGGCGGCTAAGGTGGACGTCACGCCCCGCGATCAGCTCCTCGGTGAGATCAAAAACAGCGGCGTGGCCTATCTGAAATCT GTGCCGCTCCCTAAAGTCCTGGAATCAAGTGAAACGAGTCTCCTCTGA